In Verrucomicrobiia bacterium, a single genomic region encodes these proteins:
- a CDS encoding SGNH/GDSL hydrolase family protein, which produces MKKLALVLCLLWPAFAPIFAAEMAVIPAGVHRILFLGDSITYDGRYVSDIEAYFVTRYPDREMEFINVGLPSETVSGLSEPGHAGGQFPRPDLHERLARVLEQTKPDLVFACYGMNDGIYMKFDEQRFQKFKDGMMWLHEEVTKAGAKIIHVTPPIYDGRGRNKDYNEVLNRYSAWLLAQRAAAGWDVVDVHGPMNHVFETHVAADPKFHFAEDGIHPDSFGHWIMAQAILEHLGARDISDAKSADEMVANYPHGGEVLKLIEQRQAMMKDAWLTSTHHKRPGMNIGLPLAEAQVKYAKTEKEIRDLVKR; this is translated from the coding sequence ATGAAAAAACTTGCGCTCGTTCTTTGTCTTTTGTGGCCAGCCTTCGCGCCGATTTTTGCCGCAGAAATGGCCGTAATTCCCGCCGGCGTTCACCGCATTCTTTTCCTGGGTGACAGCATCACTTACGACGGCCGCTACGTCAGCGACATCGAAGCCTATTTCGTTACGCGTTATCCCGATCGGGAGATGGAATTTATCAATGTTGGTTTGCCGAGTGAGACGGTCTCGGGTTTGTCCGAGCCGGGGCACGCGGGTGGACAATTTCCGCGGCCCGATTTGCATGAGCGGCTGGCGCGGGTGCTGGAACAAACGAAGCCTGATTTGGTTTTTGCGTGTTATGGGATGAATGATGGCATTTACATGAAGTTCGATGAGCAGCGGTTTCAAAAGTTTAAAGACGGCATGATGTGGCTGCACGAGGAAGTGACGAAGGCCGGGGCAAAAATCATTCATGTGACGCCGCCGATTTATGACGGGCGCGGGCGTAACAAGGATTATAATGAAGTGCTCAACCGGTATTCGGCGTGGCTGCTGGCGCAACGCGCGGCGGCGGGTTGGGACGTGGTGGATGTTCACGGGCCGATGAATCACGTGTTTGAAACTCACGTTGCTGCCGATCCGAAATTTCACTTTGCCGAGGATGGCATTCATCCGGATTCTTTTGGGCATTGGATCATGGCGCAGGCGATTTTGGAGCATCTCGGGGCGCGCGATATTTCGGACGCAAAAAGTGCGGACGAGATGGTGGCGAATTATCCACATGGCGGGGAAGTGCTCAAGTTGATTGAGCAGCGGCAGGCGATGATGAAGGATGCGTGGCTGACTTCCACGCACCACAAACGGCCGGGGATGAATATCGGGCTGCCGCTTGCGGAAGCTCAGGTTAAGTATGCGAAGACGGAAAAAGAGATTCGTGATTTGGTGAAGCGGTGA
- a CDS encoding peptidase S10 — MKTKRNLILLAMITLMALSRPPQLRADDDKDSTSKSAPKKDDAKSDKSDSKDDLSVTTNSITINGATITYRATAGTMLMKDEDDKAHARIFFIAYNRLDGNTNAADRPVTFSFNGGPGSSSVWLHLGAIGPRRVFLKEDGGLPAPPFHLVDNENSLLDTSDLVFIDPVSTGFSRPVTGEDPKKYHGVQEDLDSVGDFIRLYTTRYQRWASPKFLIGESYGTTRAAGLSGFLEDRYGIYLNGIMLISSVLDFQTLSFAPGNDLPYALFLPTETATAWYHKKLPADLQGDLKKALAESEQFAMGDFSHALMQGAALPAADRAQVIKNLSRFTGLSEDYIDRADLRVHDQEFMKELLRGERLTVGRYDSRRTGQDRDSVGDTPDYDPSYSAVLGPFTATLNDYVRTELKFKSDLPYEILTGKVSPWDFGSARNRYLDVAETLRQAITHNPYLKVFVANGRFDFATPYLATKYTFDHIGLPPNLRTNVSMGFYDAGHMMYVNQPSLTQLKKDLTAFINSAKPSSTN; from the coding sequence ATGAAGACCAAAAGGAATCTCATCCTGCTCGCCATGATCACCCTCATGGCTCTATCCCGTCCGCCGCAACTGCGTGCCGATGACGACAAAGATTCAACGTCCAAATCCGCGCCCAAAAAAGACGACGCCAAATCCGACAAGAGCGATTCAAAAGATGACCTCTCCGTAACGACGAATTCCATCACCATCAACGGCGCCACCATCACCTACCGCGCCACCGCCGGGACGATGTTGATGAAGGACGAGGACGACAAGGCGCACGCCCGGATTTTTTTCATCGCCTACAACCGCCTCGATGGCAACACCAACGCCGCCGACCGTCCCGTCACGTTTTCCTTCAACGGCGGCCCCGGCTCTTCCTCCGTCTGGTTGCACCTGGGCGCGATCGGCCCGCGCCGCGTTTTCCTGAAAGAAGACGGCGGCCTGCCCGCGCCCCCGTTTCATCTCGTGGACAATGAGAATTCCCTGCTCGACACTTCCGACCTCGTTTTCATTGATCCCGTGAGCACCGGCTTCAGCCGTCCGGTGACCGGCGAAGATCCCAAAAAATATCATGGCGTGCAGGAAGACCTGGATTCCGTCGGCGATTTTATCCGCCTTTACACGACGCGTTACCAGCGCTGGGCCTCGCCAAAATTTCTTATCGGCGAAAGCTACGGGACCACCCGCGCCGCCGGTTTGTCCGGCTTCCTCGAAGACCGTTACGGCATCTATTTAAACGGCATCATGCTTATCTCGTCCGTGCTGGATTTTCAAACGCTCAGTTTCGCCCCGGGAAATGATTTGCCTTACGCGCTCTTCCTGCCGACCGAAACCGCGACGGCCTGGTATCACAAAAAACTTCCCGCCGATTTGCAGGGCGACTTGAAAAAAGCGCTCGCCGAATCCGAACAGTTCGCGATGGGAGATTTTTCGCACGCGCTGATGCAAGGCGCCGCCCTTCCCGCCGCCGACCGCGCGCAAGTGATCAAGAACTTGTCCCGCTTCACCGGCTTGTCGGAAGATTACATTGACCGCGCCGACTTGCGCGTCCACGACCAGGAATTCATGAAGGAACTCTTGCGCGGCGAACGCCTCACCGTCGGTCGCTACGACAGCCGCCGCACCGGCCAGGACCGCGATTCTGTCGGCGACACCCCCGACTACGATCCCAGCTACTCCGCCGTGCTCGGCCCGTTCACGGCCACCTTGAACGACTATGTGCGCACGGAACTAAAATTTAAAAGCGATCTCCCTTACGAAATTTTGACCGGCAAAGTTTCACCGTGGGATTTCGGCTCCGCGCGCAACCGCTACCTCGACGTCGCGGAAACTCTGCGCCAAGCCATCACGCACAATCCTTACCTGAAAGTTTTTGTTGCGAACGGCCGTTTTGATTTCGCCACTCCCTATCTCGCGACGAAATACACTTTCGACCACATCGGCCTGCCTCCCAATCTCCGCACCAACGTAAGCATGGGATTCTACGACGCCGGCCACATGATGTACGTCAATCAACCCTCGCTCACGCAACTCAAAAAAGACCTCACCGCTTTCATCAATTCTGCCAAGCCATCATCAACCAATTAA
- a CDS encoding DUF6797 domain-containing protein — translation MKFKLRAGMIWLLCVFVFCARAEEPKAGTFWEPDFPYLEAIVDARAVPNLTLTNNLTVRGIVLSLGNHTYACFDTDLLRLAYVWHGDGLQFASMAPISYVNLGKKNDIGQAILNRPVGDAFSALGFYPGIANGKLTFKDPRAVGLDPGELGRGPIEASIGRWEGVYTVGDKAVLHYTVGGISVHEFLTAIGDSSSGGYTRNFQIAPHSQSIQIALADYSEPYDRFRVIEGSFGPNVTGGDTFLQGLEIYARPDAESATTEKSAAGVVVNTVRRGGGTVFILTISPNTTEQKICVEFSKKAQSKEKFSMPDFAKGGSARWPETVVTHGVIAGDTNAYVIDRLTLPTENPWHRLVRPSSLCFYPDGRAAVVTFDGDVWQVSGITKDLSTLTWRRIASGLHEPQSIHFRDGNLYVFTRNGIVCLRDLNGDGEIDYYENFANCFAQSAETRDFAMDSIVAKDGGIYIAEGGQQGQFMGIHNASVLKVAPDGRSAEVVARGLRGPYLGYNRELDLLTASDQQGNWIPTSPILWLRPGKFYGFLPSTKVQPPKQSVTEPVCWIPYRSAQSTSGQVWASGDKLGALDGRLIQLDYFHPRLLVAFFDSNSQPTQGAVSELDVPVDFPLLKGELGPSDGDLYLAGFRIWGSDAKEWAGIGRLRYTGKPSSQPANARSAKDGLLVQFAEPLDSVSATNLGNFTLERWNYRRTSAYGSGHYKLDNTAGQEFMPIRGALISADRKSIFLYVPEMKKVNQMDLTYRLAHEKGGAFDGHVYFTVQESEDLDLKRYDFPEVDWTHWNIAQEIPQGKAQEVISAAEGQHCYQAMGCVACHSIDGVTVGRVGPTFLGLFGKECKFASGAPEVADEAYIRESILKPQAKIVDGYQKSEVLMPSYEGVLTDAQIQSIILYIKSLSMRAAK, via the coding sequence GTGAAATTTAAGCTTCGCGCGGGAATGATATGGCTGCTCTGCGTTTTTGTTTTTTGCGCGCGGGCGGAGGAACCGAAAGCCGGGACGTTCTGGGAACCGGATTTTCCGTATCTCGAAGCCATCGTTGACGCGCGCGCGGTTCCAAATCTCACGCTGACAAATAATCTCACCGTGCGCGGCATTGTGCTTTCGCTGGGCAACCACACTTATGCTTGTTTCGATACCGACCTCTTGCGGCTCGCGTATGTCTGGCACGGAGACGGCCTGCAATTTGCCAGCATGGCGCCGATTTCATACGTGAATCTCGGCAAGAAAAATGATATTGGCCAGGCGATCCTGAACCGGCCAGTCGGCGATGCTTTTTCCGCATTGGGTTTTTATCCGGGTATCGCCAATGGGAAGCTGACTTTCAAGGATCCGCGCGCGGTGGGGTTGGACCCGGGCGAACTGGGACGCGGGCCGATTGAGGCTTCGATTGGGCGTTGGGAAGGGGTTTATACGGTGGGTGATAAGGCGGTTTTGCATTACACTGTGGGCGGAATTTCGGTGCATGAATTTTTGACCGCCATCGGCGATTCGTCAAGCGGCGGGTACACGCGAAATTTCCAGATTGCGCCGCACTCTCAATCCATCCAGATCGCACTCGCGGATTACTCGGAACCGTATGATAGGTTTCGCGTGATTGAAGGCAGCTTTGGGCCGAACGTCACTGGCGGGGATACATTTCTGCAGGGACTTGAAATTTATGCACGGCCGGATGCGGAAAGTGCTACTACGGAAAAATCTGCCGCGGGAGTTGTCGTCAACACAGTGCGGCGCGGCGGTGGAACGGTATTTATATTAACCATTTCACCGAACACGACTGAGCAAAAGATCTGCGTCGAATTTTCGAAAAAAGCTCAATCGAAGGAAAAATTTTCCATGCCGGATTTTGCCAAAGGCGGTTCCGCGCGCTGGCCCGAAACGGTCGTTACTCATGGAGTGATAGCTGGCGATACCAATGCCTACGTGATAGACCGTTTGACGTTGCCGACGGAAAATCCGTGGCATCGGCTTGTGCGTCCATCATCACTTTGTTTTTATCCCGATGGACGCGCAGCAGTCGTGACGTTTGATGGCGACGTGTGGCAGGTGAGCGGAATTACCAAAGATCTGTCCACGCTGACGTGGCGGCGCATCGCGTCGGGATTGCATGAGCCGCAGAGCATTCATTTTCGGGACGGAAATTTATACGTGTTCACGCGCAATGGAATTGTTTGCCTGCGCGACTTGAATGGCGATGGCGAAATTGATTACTACGAAAATTTTGCGAACTGTTTCGCGCAATCGGCGGAGACGCGCGATTTCGCGATGGATTCGATCGTGGCAAAAGACGGTGGCATTTACATCGCCGAGGGCGGCCAGCAGGGGCAATTCATGGGCATCCATAATGCGTCGGTGCTCAAGGTCGCGCCGGACGGGCGCTCGGCAGAAGTGGTGGCGCGCGGGTTGCGCGGGCCTTACCTGGGATACAATCGCGAACTGGATTTGCTCACGGCGAGCGACCAGCAGGGAAACTGGATTCCGACGTCGCCGATTCTCTGGCTGCGCCCGGGAAAATTTTACGGCTTCCTGCCATCCACAAAAGTTCAGCCGCCGAAACAAAGTGTGACCGAGCCGGTGTGCTGGATTCCGTATCGCTCAGCGCAAAGCACTTCCGGCCAGGTCTGGGCGAGCGGCGATAAGTTGGGCGCGCTCGACGGCCGATTGATTCAACTCGATTATTTTCATCCGCGGCTGCTGGTGGCGTTTTTCGATTCGAATTCGCAACCCACGCAAGGCGCGGTGTCTGAGCTTGATGTGCCGGTGGATTTTCCATTGCTCAAGGGCGAACTTGGGCCCAGCGACGGAGATTTGTATCTCGCGGGTTTTAGAATTTGGGGTTCGGATGCGAAGGAGTGGGCGGGCATCGGGCGGTTGCGTTACACCGGGAAACCCAGCAGCCAGCCGGCCAACGCGCGAAGCGCAAAAGACGGACTGCTCGTGCAGTTTGCTGAACCGCTTGATTCTGTTTCCGCGACCAATCTGGGCAACTTCACCCTTGAGCGATGGAATTATCGCCGCACGTCTGCTTATGGTTCGGGGCATTATAAACTGGATAATACTGCGGGGCAGGAATTCATGCCGATTCGCGGCGCGCTGATTTCGGCGGATCGCAAATCAATATTTCTCTATGTGCCGGAGATGAAAAAGGTGAACCAGATGGATTTGACTTATCGCCTGGCACATGAAAAGGGCGGAGCGTTCGACGGTCATGTTTATTTTACGGTGCAGGAATCGGAAGACCTTGATTTGAAACGATATGATTTTCCCGAAGTGGATTGGACGCACTGGAATATTGCACAGGAGATACCGCAAGGCAAAGCGCAGGAAGTTATTTCGGCGGCGGAAGGACAGCATTGTTATCAAGCAATGGGGTGTGTGGCGTGCCATTCGATTGATGGCGTGACGGTGGGGCGCGTGGGGCCGACGTTTCTTGGGCTGTTCGGCAAGGAATGTAAATTTGCCTCCGGCGCACCAGAAGTCGCTGATGAGGCTTACATTCGCGAATCCATTTTGAAACCGCAGGCCAAGATTGTGGATGGCTATCAAAAATCTGAGGTGTTGATGCCTTCATACGAAGGCGTCCTGACGGACGCGCAGATCCAGTCCATCATTCTCTATATCAAATCCCTGTCAATGCGGGCGGCGAAATAG
- a CDS encoding MFS transporter has product MMPQIEPHTTSSPVNAALTRAQWLVLMAAFFGWFFDGCEIGLFPLIGRPALQNILGSTAGGDGLIGQWIGIITACFLVGAALGGVAFGWLGDRIGRVRAMSLSILTYSIVTGLGYFAQTPWQLGAVRFASALGMGGQWSLGVALVMECWPEKKRPWLAGIMGVGSNAGMLLVGVAGQLHPVTANSWRWLMLLGALPALLVFFIMIGVPESTRWIATTDAKRVNPLREIFSPGLRKVTLLGMTFAAIALIGTWGSVQWLPTWADQLVGKNNPAAKAHTQVLLSFGAIAGAWIAPWLGSKFGRRWAYFVLCFLSVVSCAVLFRGVTEFNALFLVMAFVVGAITAAFYSWFPLYFPELFPTRVRATGQGFCYNFGRILAAAGALTQGQLVNYFHGSYAQAGSIVTLIYLLGMVLIWFAPETKGKTLPT; this is encoded by the coding sequence ATGATGCCGCAAATCGAGCCGCACACGACCTCTTCCCCGGTCAACGCCGCGTTGACCCGCGCCCAATGGCTCGTGCTGATGGCCGCATTTTTCGGCTGGTTCTTTGACGGCTGCGAGATCGGGCTTTTCCCATTGATCGGCCGGCCAGCGTTGCAAAATATCCTCGGCTCAACCGCAGGCGGCGATGGCTTGATCGGCCAATGGATCGGCATCATCACCGCGTGTTTTCTCGTGGGCGCGGCGCTGGGTGGCGTCGCGTTTGGCTGGCTGGGCGATCGCATCGGACGCGTCCGCGCGATGTCGCTGAGCATTCTCACTTATTCCATCGTCACCGGTCTGGGATATTTTGCGCAAACGCCGTGGCAGCTTGGCGCGGTGCGGTTCGCCTCAGCCTTGGGCATGGGCGGCCAATGGTCGCTCGGCGTCGCGCTGGTGATGGAATGCTGGCCGGAGAAAAAACGCCCGTGGCTGGCGGGCATAATGGGCGTCGGCTCGAACGCCGGCATGCTGCTCGTGGGCGTGGCCGGTCAACTCCATCCGGTGACGGCAAATTCATGGCGCTGGCTCATGCTGTTGGGCGCATTGCCGGCGTTGCTGGTTTTTTTCATCATGATCGGCGTGCCGGAATCCACGCGCTGGATCGCAACCACCGATGCCAAACGCGTCAATCCGTTGCGCGAAATTTTTTCACCAGGTTTGCGCAAAGTGACTTTGCTGGGAATGACCTTCGCCGCGATTGCGCTGATCGGAACCTGGGGCTCCGTTCAATGGTTGCCGACCTGGGCGGATCAACTCGTGGGCAAAAACAATCCGGCGGCGAAGGCGCACACGCAAGTCCTACTCTCATTCGGCGCGATTGCCGGCGCGTGGATCGCGCCGTGGCTCGGCTCAAAATTTGGGCGCCGCTGGGCTTATTTTGTACTGTGTTTTTTGTCGGTCGTGTCGTGCGCCGTTTTGTTTCGGGGCGTAACGGAATTCAATGCGCTGTTTCTGGTAATGGCGTTCGTGGTGGGAGCGATCACGGCGGCGTTCTACAGTTGGTTCCCGCTTTATTTTCCCGAATTATTTCCAACGCGGGTCCGCGCGACTGGGCAGGGTTTTTGTTATAACTTTGGACGCATCCTCGCCGCCGCCGGCGCGCTGACGCAGGGACAACTGGTCAATTATTTTCATGGCAGTTACGCGCAAGCCGGTTCCATCGTCACGCTGATTTATCTTTTGGGAATGGTGCTGATCTGGTTCGCGCCGGAAACTAAAGGCAAAACTTTGCCTACCTAA
- a CDS encoding mandelate racemase/muconate lactonizing enzyme family protein yields MNHKTDIRAVETALYFLPVKTRVPLKFGTETLEEVTCARVRVVVTDRNGKTAAGWGETPLSVQWVWPSPLPYAERLSTLKNFCISLAEAIASFDFSGHPLEVGIEFQESVLRELLQKTNQSRARDAAMPWLAALVCLSAFDLALHDAFGQLHQRLVFSTLNAEFLNHDLGKFLDPATEKVSFAKKYPENFLLSKRREQLAAWHLVGGLDPLTAADLTGAEPNDGYPVLLADWIRTDGLTCLKVKLRGNDALWDFTRLAKVGKIGLANGAQWFTADFNCTVREPDYVNEILDRLQKDEPQCHARILYVEQPFPYELEHDRIDVRSVAARKPLFLDESAHDWRMVRLGRELGWTGVALKTCKTLSGALLAACWAQAHGMSLMVQDLTNPMLAQIPHVLLAAHVNTIMGVETNGMQFYPEASTPEAAVHPGIYRRRNGEVNLASIHGAGFGYRLDEIKRMLPEPVARF; encoded by the coding sequence GTGAACCACAAAACTGACATCCGCGCCGTCGAGACCGCGCTCTATTTTCTTCCCGTCAAAACCCGCGTGCCGCTCAAGTTCGGTACTGAGACGCTCGAAGAAGTGACCTGCGCGCGCGTGCGCGTCGTCGTGACCGACCGCAACGGCAAAACCGCTGCCGGTTGGGGTGAAACGCCGTTGAGCGTGCAATGGGTTTGGCCGAGTCCCCTGCCCTATGCCGAACGCCTTTCCACATTGAAAAACTTTTGTATCTCGCTCGCCGAAGCAATCGCGAGCTTTGATTTTTCGGGGCATCCACTCGAAGTGGGAATCGAATTTCAAGAAAGCGTCCTGCGCGAACTATTGCAAAAAACCAATCAGTCGCGCGCCCGTGATGCCGCCATGCCTTGGCTGGCCGCGCTCGTGTGTTTATCGGCATTCGATCTGGCATTGCACGACGCGTTCGGGCAGTTGCATCAACGCCTGGTCTTCTCCACTTTGAATGCCGAATTTCTGAATCATGATCTCGGCAAATTTCTCGATCCCGCTACTGAAAAAGTTTCTTTCGCGAAAAAATATCCTGAAAATTTTCTTCTGTCGAAAAGGCGCGAGCAGCTCGCGGCATGGCATTTGGTGGGTGGTCTGGATCCATTGACCGCCGCCGATTTAACCGGCGCTGAACCAAACGATGGCTATCCGGTTTTGCTCGCGGATTGGATTCGCACCGACGGACTCACCTGCTTAAAGGTCAAACTGCGCGGCAACGACGCGCTATGGGATTTCACCCGGCTCGCTAAGGTTGGAAAAATTGGTTTGGCCAATGGCGCGCAGTGGTTCACCGCGGACTTTAATTGCACCGTGCGCGAACCGGATTATGTGAATGAAATTTTGGATCGCCTGCAAAAAGACGAACCACAATGTCATGCGCGCATCCTCTACGTCGAGCAACCATTTCCTTACGAGTTGGAACACGACCGCATTGATGTGCGAAGCGTCGCCGCCCGCAAGCCGCTCTTCCTCGACGAAAGTGCGCATGATTGGCGCATGGTAAGATTAGGCCGCGAATTGGGCTGGACCGGCGTGGCGTTGAAAACTTGCAAGACACTCAGTGGTGCTTTGCTGGCGGCCTGCTGGGCGCAAGCGCACGGCATGTCGCTCATGGTGCAGGACCTCACCAATCCCATGCTCGCGCAGATTCCACACGTTCTCCTCGCGGCACATGTCAACACCATCATGGGCGTCGAAACCAACGGCATGCAATTCTACCCGGAAGCCTCAACGCCCGAAGCCGCGGTGCATCCGGGAATTTATCGGCGTCGCAATGGCGAAGTGAACCTGGCCAGTATTCACGGCGCGGGATTTGGTTATCGGCTCGACGAGATCAAGCGCATGCTTCCCGAACCCGTTGCGCGGTTTTGA